From Ischnura elegans chromosome 13 unlocalized genomic scaffold, ioIscEleg1.1 SUPER_13_unloc_1, whole genome shotgun sequence, a single genomic window includes:
- the LOC124172525 gene encoding uncharacterized protein LOC124172525, whose amino-acid sequence MTEIYIPVQDCQLPRANIVFNEKEEKEELLNEENYPAFNSPTAVGTSSDAVDPLEVDDEPLFTEDEKLIGNSEMTIDSMTEAIGLSTPDQVLVETTPTSYLLAERNVWIDLNDDCIGSSASVTHIQSKTVASPCWDGTSVMDKDLKEGIAHHADKVLPNSIPDDGHSYMKHIPASRNSGNGVTMNVFGGRGEAPNITDSLRLIRVGESRRSGVEAVRGDNEAISNCFIKSPRNGKNSNEKLYYCSHCRYGFNTNDDLIKHMEIHSGTSNLDPNDESSMGKDESLTVPESRKESNDSRESSTSETLTGLKRKRRGQMQKVNAPVLEICGGMGERKTAERVGSSDGDGKPYTKNMSSKSTTFCARSLRNDALGGAKGGPFNCSICNKSFTLRSGLGEVSRDDQNNPVIQSLTRGDTGYSSATLWGLPSGHLRA is encoded by the exons atgactgaaatatacattcccgTGCAAGACTGCCAATTACCCAGAGCCAATAttgtg TTTAatgagaaagaggagaaggaagagCTCCTCAATGAGGAGAATTATCCTGCATTTAACTCACCGACTGCAGTTGGCACCTCAAGTGATGCTGTAGACCCCCTGGAAGTTGATGACGAG CCTTTGTTTACAGAGGATGAAAAACTGATCGGTAATTCTGAAATGACCATTGACTCTATGACTGAGGCTATAG ggctgTCAACTCCTGACCAAGTGCTGGTAGAAACAACACCAACTTCATACCTGCTGGCAGAAAGAAATGTATGGATTGATCTTAACGATGACTGTATTGGTTCATCAGCCTCAGTGACACACATTCAATCCAAGACTGTGGCATCCCCATGTTGGGATGGAACGAGTGTGATGGATAAAGATTTGAAAGAAGGCATTGCTCATCATGCTGATAAGGTACTGCCtaactcaattcctgatgatggacaCAGTTATATGAAACACATTCCAGCATCTAGAAACAGTGGAAATGGAGTCACAATGAATGTTTTTGGGGGTAGAGGTGAGGCACCAAATATCACTGATAGCCTTAGGTTAATCAGAGTAGGTGAAAGCAGAAGAAGTGGTGTTGAGGCGGTCAGGGGAGACAATGAAGCGATAAGTAATTGCTTCATAAAAAGTcctagaaatggtaaaaattcaaatgaaaagttatattattgctcccactgcagatatgggttcaacaccaatgatgatctgatcaaacacatggaaattcattctgGTACCAGCAATTTGGATCCTAATGATGAATCATCTATGGGAAAAGATGAGTCTCTCACAGTCCCCGAATCAAGAAAAGAAAGTAATGATTCTCGTGAGTCGTCCACCTCTGAGACATTGACGGGattgaaaaggaaaagacgagggcAGATGCAAAAAGTAAATGCGCCTGTGTTAGAAATCTGTGGTGGAATGGGAGAGAGGAAAACTGCGGAACGAGTGGGAAGTTCTGATGGGGATGGGAAACCATACACGAAGAACATGTCCTCAAAGTCCACCACCTTTTGCGCGAGAAGCCTCAGAAATGACGCGCTAGGAGGCGCAAAAGGAGGGCCTTTCAATTGCAGCATCTGCAACAAGTCATTCACGCTGAGGAGCGGTCTTG